The Esox lucius isolate fEsoLuc1 chromosome 20, fEsoLuc1.pri, whole genome shotgun sequence region tggagtccttctttcttttgtttgattaaaacatggattacccttgtgaccttcagtctgcgcctctgtcctttccaccccacgaccgtgacagaatgaaccaccaaaaaAGGAACCGCAGACGCACGAGGAAGACCCGCCATGGCCACAGGGACAACTCCCTGTGGTTGTGGGAGAAGCCAGAGACGCCGGAGGAGGAAGCTCGGCGTCTCTGCGCTTATTCCGGCTAcacccctccggtacacccgtTGAGAGGGGAGTATGCCTGGAGAGGCGATTGGGGGGCTGACTCCCTCTCCCCGGACGACGAGGATGTGgtgtatgggagagtggaggaagaccccCCGGAGGCGCAAACCCGGAGGTCGCCCCaagacttttttgggggggtgctaTGGGGCGTGGACCAGTGGGGTGATGTCAAGCCCCTCAGCCGGCAGGAGGAGGGGGTCGTCAAGGAGCTCCTACAGGAGATGCAGAGGACGGAGAGGACGGGCTGTAGGAGGGGAGGCCAGAGGAGGAAGCAGCAGCCCGTGCCTCCTACCAGCCACGGGTTGGATGGTACGAGTGGTCCCTTGTCCAGTCGGCGTGCCCCACTCCCTACTCCGCAGCCTGCTcctaccccgcggcctaccccgcggcctaccccgcggcctaccccgcggcgCCCTGCttcccccgctgcccgggagccgcagcaaGCGCCGcaagcgccccccgctgcccgggagccgcagccagcgccgccagcgcctcccgctgcctgggagccgcagccagcgccgccagcaccccctgctgcttgggagccgcagccagcgccccccgctgcttgggagccgcagccagcgtcccccgctgcctgggagccgcagccagcgtcccccgctgcctgggagccgcagccagcgtcccccgctgcctgggagccgcagctagcgctccccgctgcctgggagccgcagccagcgccccccgctgcttgggagccgcagccagcgccccccgctgcttgggagccgcagccagcgtcccccgctgcctgggagccgcagccagcgccgccagcgccccctgctgcctgggagccgcagccagcgccccccgctgcctgggagccgccgccagcgccccccgctgcctgggagccgcagccagcgccgccagcgccccccgctgcttgggagccgcagccagcgccccccgctgcttgggagccgcagccagcgtcccccgctgcttgggagccgcagccagcgccccccgctgcttgggagccgcagccagcgttccccgctgcctgggagccgcagccagcgccgccagcgccccccgctgcccagtggccgcagccgccagctcctcccgctgcccagtggccgcagccgccagctcctcccgctgcccagtggcctcagccgccagctcctcccgctgcccagtggccgcagccgccagctcctcccgctgcccagtggccgcagccgccagctcctcccgctgcccagtggcctcagccgccagctcctcccgctgcccagtggcctcagccgccagctccacccgctgcccagtggcctcagccaccagctccacccgctgcccagtggcctcagccgccagctccacccgctgcccagtggcctcagccgccagctcctcccgctgcccagtggcctcagccgccagatcctcccgctgcccagtggcctcagccgccagctccacccgctgcccagtggcctcagccgccagctcctcccgctgccctgttttcgccgccgccaggacccgccgtggactggccgccgcccgggcccgcggatgactggccgccgccgcccgggcccgcggatgactggccgccgccgcccgggcccgcggatgactggccgccgccgcccgggcccgcggatgactggccgccgccgcccgagccagcggatgactggccgccgccgcccggggccgtggatgactggttgccgccgcccgagccagcggttgactggccgcccgaggctgcggatgactggccgccgccgcccgagcccgcggttgactggccgccttgtcccgcagcgccttcacctgcccaggagcccccgcatcgtcccacggcgccctcgcctgtcccggcctcagcggcgccctcgcctgtcccggcctcagcggcgccctcgcctgtcccggcctcagcggcgccctcgcctgtcccggctctccctgtccctccgccggctctccctgaccctccgccggcttccccgtctccggctccttcgccggctctcccacagggttctgaccctccgccggctcccccggctcctgctcctccaccggctcctattcccccgccggctaccccgtctcctgctcctccgccggctcctgctcccccgccggccgtcaaccctccgccggctcccccggctcctgctcctccgccggctgccaacctgccgccggctcctattcctccgccggctcccccgtctcctgctcctctgccggctgccgacctgccgccggctcctattcctccgccggctcccccgtctcctattcctccgccggctcctgttcctccaccggctcccctgtctcctattcctccgccggctcccccggctcctactcctccgccggctctcccgccggctccggaccctccgccggctcccccggctcctgctcctccaccggctcctattcccccgccggctcccccgtctcctattcctctgcctgctcctattcctccgccagctcccccggctcctactcctccgccggctcttccgccggctccggaccctccgccggctcttccgccggctccggacccaccgccggcccttccgccggctccggaccctccgccggctcccccagctcttgctcctccaccggctcctgctcctccgccggcacctactcctccgccggctcttccgccggctcctgaccctccaccggtttccccgtctcctactcctccgccggctcttccgcaggctcctgaccctccgccggctcccccgtctcctattcctccgccggctcccccgactcctactcctccgccggctcttccgccggctccggaccctccgccggcttccccggctccggaccctccgccggcttccccggctcctgctcctccgccggctcctattcccccgccggctcccccgtctcctgctcctccgccggctcctactcctccgccggctcttccgccggctcctgaccctccgccggtttccccatctcctgctcctccgccggctcttccgccggctccggaccctccgccgcctcccccggctcctgctcctccgccggctcctattcccccgccggctcccccgtctcctgctcctccgccggctcttccgccggctcctgaccctccgccggtttccccgtctcctattcctccaccggctcccccggctcccccggctcccccggctcctgctcctccgccggctgtcgaccctccgccggctcccccggctcctgctcctccgccggctcacgaccctctgccggctcccccggctcctgctcctccgccgccggctctcctgccggctcctgtccctccgccggctctcccgtctcctgaccctctgcctccctggcctgtccctgcagctccgcctccccggcctgtgccggcggctccgggcgctgagcctccgccggtccgggtgtggtcgtcccggtcttgcggtcgggagcccgcacctttgggggggggtactgtcacgtcctggctgtgcccctagccatctctgcgctgggctcggggcatagccaggacagaacaggaggtggcctttagccacctctactcctttttttggtttccccaattggaggcaggtgttagtcattgcctccaattggggaccctatttaagtttagtttgtaggccccaaggcgtggttcattttggttttgtttgtcctgtgtaaggaatacccacgtcactggttgctgcctctttgttttgttggagtccttctttcttttgtttgattaaaacatggattacccttgtgaccttcagtctgcgcctctgtcctttccaccccacgaccgtgacaaaTATATTGCTCTTAATAAGAGTAGATATCTTTTCAAAGGATAAATAGAGACTATCAAAAATAAAGAAGTGATTGAGTGAACGCATTGGGCTGTTTCCCTTTCAACTGGTCACTTTGGTATGACAAGTTATTCAATCCTTTCAAGGCCAATGAGGGTTCAAGCCGGACTGGAAGCCCTGTCTTCCAAATATTTGTATCTATACCAGATTATCCCAGAACATTCTAAAGTTGTTATCAATTAACTTCAGAAGATTATGCGATTAATTGTTTTAATCATTTGACAGCAGCAGTTATAACATTGAACTacatatttcattgttttgattcTTGAgtaagtacagtggatataaaaagtctacacacccctgttaaaatgccaggtttttgtgatgtaaaagaatgagacaaagataaatcatgtcagaccatttttccacttttaatgtgacctataatgtgaacaattcaattgaaaaacaaactgaaatcttcgaggggggaacatttaaaataaaaaccttacaataacctggttgcataagtgtgcacaccctcttataactgtggatgtggctgtgttcagaattaaccaatcacatttaaactcatgttaaatagaagtcattacacacccgccaagtgactctgattaatcacaaatagagttcagcttttctagtaggattttcctgacattttcttagttggatctcagagcaaaagccatggtccgcagagagcttccaaagcatcagagggatctcattgttgaaagatatcagtcaggagtaGGGTACCAAAGAATTTTCAAAGCATtcaatataccatggaacacagtgaagacaggtatcatcaagtggagaaaatatggcacaacagagacattaccaagaactggacgtccctccaaaattgataaaaggacaagaagaaaactggtcagggaggcttccaagaggcctacagcaacattaaaggaactgcaggaatttctggcaagtactggctgtgtgctacatgtgacaacaatcttccgtattcttcatatgaataggctatggggtagggtggcaagacggaagccttttcttacacagaaaaacatccaagcctgggtgaagtttgcaaaaacaaacattaagtccctcaaaaagcatgtgggaaaatgtgttatggtctaatgaaaccaaggttgaactttttggccataattctaaaaggtatgtttggcgcaaagacaacactgcacatcacccaaagaacaccatacccacagtgaagcatggtggtggcagcatcatgctttggggctgtttttcttcagctggaactggggccttagtcagggtggagggaattatgaacagttccaaataccaggcaattttggcacaaaaccttcaagcaTCCGTTAGATTGATGAagaagaagttcacctttcagcacgacaacgacccaaagcatacatccaaatccacaaaagcttggcttcaccagaagaagattaacattttttaatggcccagccagagcccagacctgaatccaattgaacatctgtgggctgatctgaagagggctgtgcacaggagatatcctcgcaatctgacagatttggagcgcttttgcaaagaagagatgtgccatgctaatagactcctacccaaaaagattgagtgctgtaataaaataaaaaggtgcttcaacaaagtattagtttaggggctgagcacacttatgcaatcaggttattgtgagttttttattttttatttttccccatcaaagatttcaatttgtttttcaattgaattgttcatgttataggtcacattaaaggtggaaaaagtctcattcttttacatcacaagaacctagcattttaacagggatgtgtagactttttatgtccactgtaaatgaaagtaaaataaatacatatatttctcCAAAATATGTTTCCCACAAATATTGGCAGCCCTTCAAATTGTTAagtaaaatgtaactgaaatagactcccatttacattttacgttttgatcacactttattttgagaatcACAATATctttctgtagatgttctatagatagtaataAAATCAAGAAACTATCAGTTGATAAACAACTGCTtcctaaggttagggttaggtttacaataaggtttagggtaagggttaaggttagggatagaataaaggatagggttaggttataggtaagggttagtagatagttagtTCAAATGTTACAGACTGACAgtaatctgtagagcatctacaggcaaacctttgggactctcaaaataaagtgtttccTACATAGTGAAATTCATTTGAGTGATTAGGAACACTTAAGTGGTAAGCATTGACTTCcagtttcactggggtataaatatgagcgGACAAAAAGGCCAAATTCCCATAGTCTTCCATCACGATGGGAAAGACCCAATTATATTTGAATGATATGT contains the following coding sequences:
- the LOC114840678 gene encoding vegetative cell wall protein gp1-like, with the translated sequence MNHQKRNRRRTRKTRHGHRDNSLWLWEKPETPEEEARRLCAYSGYTPPVHPLRGEYAWRGDWGADSLSPDDEDVVYGRVEEDPPEAQTRRSPQDFFGGVLWGVDQWGDVKPLSRQEEGVVKELLQEMQRTERTGCRRGGQRRKQQPVPPTSHGLDACSYPAAYPAAYPAAYPAAPCFPRCPGAAPAPPAPAPPPAPIPPPATPSPAPPPAPAPPPAVNPPPAPPAPAPPPAANLPPAPIPPPAPPSPAPLPAADLPPAPIPPPAPPSPIPPPAPVPPPAPLSPIPPPAPPAPTPPPALPPAPDPPPAPPAPAPPPAPIPPPAPPSPIPLPAPIPPPAPPAPTPPPALPPAPDPPPALPPAPDPPPALPPAPDPPPAPPALAPPPAPAPPPAPTPPPALPPAPDPPPVSPSPTPPPALPQAPDPPPAPPSPIPPPAPPTPTPPPALPPAPDPPPASPAPDPPPASPAPAPPPAPIPPPAPPSPAPPPAPTPPPALPPAPDPPPVSPSPAPPPALPPAPDPPPPPPAPAPPPAPIPPPAPPSPAPPPALPPAPDPPPVSPSPIPPPESQRVDLTLAHLKVNQ